CAGGCTGTGGGTTATGACTTTGACTATGATGATTTCCATCGGTACTCAACTTAGTCTCCCCCTTTTATATTTTTGCTTATCACTTCTTTTATTAAGGCGTATGGAACTTGAGATTCCTTTTTTGTTGTTGCACAGTTTTGTTCATGGGAGATTGCCATACGCAACACTCAAGCCTGACCCTGTTTTGAGGAACATTATTCTCAGCTTGCCTATACGCAAAGTTGTACGTGTTTTTTTACTAACCTCTTACATTTTAGTTTCCCATTCACCTATATACTCTCTCAATCTTCATTTTTGCACACAGGTTTTCACTAATGCAGACAAGGCTCATGCAGCCAAGATCATTGCTAGGCTAGGCCTAGAGAACTGCTTTGAAAGAATCATATCTTTCGAGACTCTGAACCCCATCACCAAAACTGAATCTTTCGTGGTCGCTACTGGAACCAGAGAGATGTTCGACATTAGCAGTTACATGGCAAATCCTGACCCAAGCATCGAACTCCCAAAGACTCCGGTTATATGCAAACCATCTGAAGGAGCATTCGAACAGGTTTTCAAGATGACCAACATCAATCCTCACAAGACAGTAAGAACACAATTAAATCTACACCTCTTCTTGTTCTTTTATTACCTAATCACTAAACCTTAATAAGATACAAAACTCTTTGGTTGTTTTTTTTTCAGTTGTTCTTTGATGACAGTATCCGTAACATTCAAACCGGGAAACGTGTGGGTCTCCACACCGTATTGGTAAGTAAAAGAAGCAGAGACTTAAAACAGAACTTATCAATCTCAACGCTGACCTCTTGTTACTGTATTATTTAGGTTGGAACCTCACACAAAGCTGAAGGAGTTGATATTGCATTGGAGCATATTCACAACATACGTGAAGCTCTCCCTGAACTGTGGGATGCCGTTGACGACAAAGCCGAGGAGATTAGAGCTAGGCAAAAGGTTGCCATTGAAACCATAGCTTAAACAAAAAACATTTCACTCGCATTTTCTCAGCTGCTGATTGTAACACATTTCTCATCATCACTACTCACTCTTTTAAGGAGAAAAATAATAAGTGTAATCTAAAGCTTTTATTTGAGAGAAACATGGAATGTAATGAAACAAGTTGAGTTTTTATTTAATCCATAATATAAAAAAATGAGTGTAAACATCTTTTAGTTTACATGATTCTCATGACATCTTTTTATCATTCACTTGCTTTTCTTCTCCTTTTGACATGTACAAAAGAATCTGAATCATGATGATACCATGCATGGAGACAGCAAGAACAATAGCCATAACCATACTAAACGGAGCATTCTCCTGAACGCTGGTGAAAACTCTCGCCATGGCTCCACCCAAGTTCATCAAACAAGTCGAGAAACTAAGCTGCCCGGTGCTCTTGTTTCTGAAATTCTTCAAAATTTGAGGAACTTTCGAAGACAGCAGTATCAAATACTTTGAACCATAAAGAGCTTCGAACACTAAAGGATCAACCCGACCAGTAAACAAAATCGGTGCTAAAGCAAAGTACAGAACTGCTCTAACCCAAGTTGAAACAGAGAGAGTTCGAGAGAAGTAATAGCTACAAGCCACCAAGATCAAAGCTTGGATCAAAAGAAACGCAAGTTCGCCATAAGCTGAGAAAGGAAGCTTCTTATCAAGACAATACGCGAGTGAGATTGTGTAACCAAGCACTTCGAACTCGAATGCTGCAACGCTTAAGCCTCTTACACTCTTATTCTCCAAGATTTTCATTATCTACAAAAATACAGACGCTATAAGCTTAGTCAAGCTGAGAAAGGAAGCTTCTTGGTTGGTTGAATTCAAACCTGAGGAAGCTTGACGGTCATTGAAACAGCGACGAGGAAGTAACCGAGCAGCTTAGAAACGAGAGGAAAGAGACAATCTTTCTCCGGAAACTCGCCGTTACGCAGAGACCCAACGTTTCCGAGATAATCCATCGTTTTCTCCATCGTTGATCCTTGGAGCGAAAGGACGTTGCTGTTGTTCGTTGACTTGTTGTTTTTCGCAGATTAGAATCCGGTTTAGTTTCAAATACCCAAAAACTAAACCAATTCTAATCAATTTTTATTTTTCAAAATGGTACGGTTTGAATCGGTTACCTTTTACCAGTTAATTTAAACCTAAACTGTAGTCAATTTGGAGGGAGCTTCTTCTTCTTATCGGAAACTAAACCTAATATAACGATAACACTCGATTCGATTTGTTCATCCTCTCCTCTCCTGAACCGGAACTCTTGTGTTGGTATCTCTATTGGAGAAGAAGCTACAACAATGGCGAAGAGGGAGATTAGTAGTACTTTGAGGAATCTAAAGGTTTGTGTTTTATCTTTACATGTAGCTTTATCCATCGATATGCACACATGCTTATCACAAGCTATAGAGTTGATTTGGGATCAAAGTTGCAAACTTTCAGTAACGAAATTGCGTTATAAATAATCGTGTAGCTCTTACAGTTTGTGAGTGAGAGAGAGAGAGAGAGACACTAGTATGATTGAGAATCAAGTTGGTTTGATGATGAGCTTTATATTGGTTGGTGCTGTTTGTTTCTAGTTTATGCAAAGATCTTCTGCTGCGAAAGAGGAGAAGATGAAGAAGAAGATTGATGAAGAGCCCAATGCGAGTTTTTCTTCTCTCGGAAGTGTTGTTGCAAAGAATTGGTTTGTTTTTTTTTTTGTTAATGTTTTGTTTGCTGTAGTTGTGTGTGTATGTGTTGTTTACCCTTTGTTCGTGAATCATGACATTAACTTTTATAGTTCGTTTTTTCTTTGTCAGTATCAGATATCATGTGTTTGGTTGTGTTTTCTAAATATGTTATTTGATGATGATTGATGCAGTGTGGTTATAACAGACTGGGATCCTCAACCTGGAGCCTTGTTAGGACGCGTGTCGTTTCAGTCCTTCAACCCCTCTATCGAGGTTTGTTTCTGTGGACGCTAAGGCCTGAGGTAGTTTACGGTTGATGTTCTTATCCTGTTGAGCTTTTGTGTAATATGAAACTCGTCTTTCTTTAGAAACTGAATGAAGAGGCGATAATAATCGGTCGAGAAACAGATGCTTCTGTTCCCACAAGCTCTAGCAGTAATAGAGGAAGAACGTCTTTTAGGTCTGTACCCATCATTTTGTATTCATTTTGGTTCTCAACAAATGAAGACATTATTGATAGCGATGGATTCTGTCACCTTTCATTTGTTTTATTTCTGTTTCTTTACATTTTTATGCATGCCCTTTCAGTGAACCGAAAATTAATCCAAGCCCGGAAACAAGTGGTGACTTGAAAAGGAAACGGTCTGAGGAACAAAACCATCCTCGCAAGTCCCCAAGGAGCAGTGAAAAAACCATCACCGAGCATCAAGAAAGGCGATGGTTTCAAGAAACCTAAGAGCAGGAAGGAGGCCTGGAGCGTTTTTAAGCCACCAAAACCTCAACCCAACAATGGTTCAAATTAGCTTACTGCAGCAACTTATTTGCACATCGGTTCATATGTGGTTGTAGATTACTCCTTTCGTTTGTCTGTATCCGTTTGATAAGTTATAGCCAAAAAATTTGAACTCTACTTGGTTGTTTTAACACTTGTGTAGCTCAGATATATGAGGAAATAATCTTTTCTTTCCTTTATGATTTAAACCCCTGATTACTATATGTACCTGCAGGAAATAATAGGCATTCAATTCATTCGATCAAACAGATTATACAATACCAGAAGTAGTAAAAAATTTCAAATGATGTCTTTTATTAACTCTTCTGCAGGTTTCCAGCAAGAAAAAGCATAGATGGCTCTGCATTTTCATCCTGAAGCATCTATCGAATGGTTATAGCTATCGATCAAAAAGTCTTCATGGTAACATTTCCTCACGATTTCTTTAGCACCCCTTCATGACCTATATGCTATTAACTGCTTAAGTTACCGCGGGTGGAGATAATTAAATGATTGTGGTGGCAAGGCTAAAGTTTTGAAACATCTAGAAACTAGTAAACATGTATTACATATCAAATTGATAAAGTAATGTTTACCGTTAAAAATTCCAAAATTACAAATATCAAACTGCTAACACAACATTCATCTTTTGTCTACTAATAAAATAGCATTATGTTCACAACATTCAAAGCAAATTATGAAGATATATTATACATCTGCAAGTCTTCTTCAAGTTTGTAGAGGAGCAAGAGCATACAAGACAACACTTCAACGTCTAGCTCATCTTCTGGCTTCGAAGAACCTCTCTTTGATTGAGATTAATTCTTTTACAACCTCACTCATTCCCAAGCGGTTTGCTGGAGACTCTTCAGAACACCCAAGTCCCACTTCTAAAGCCTTTGTCAAGCACTCAGCAACAGGGAACCCAATTCTAAGACCGTTGTGAAGAATCAATTCGTCTGCCACATCCAAAACTTGCTCTGGCAATGCAGACCTGATGCTGCTACGGAGGGTAAAGTCTCCTCCAAACATCTCGTCGGTTGGTCGCTTTCCACTGAACATTTCAAAAATGAGAATCCCAAAGCTATATGCATCACCATGTACTGATATTTCTCCTCCCATTGCATATTCTGCACCATAAATCATACTCAACGAGATTGGAGTAAGAAATTTACTCTTCAACGAGATTGGAGTAAGAAATTTAAACAGAAATTTACTCTTTCTGTTTCTTTTTTACCGTATTTACGCATATTAAAAATATAATAGATGTTTACAATTAATTTTAGTATTTACTTTTACTATACACTTTCTAATAACTATATGCTCATAATATTTAATCAATTCAAATATTTCAGTTAATGTTTCTTAAAAATATGGGCAACTACTTTAAAGATATAGATATTTTTTTATCTTTATAGAACTAGAAAAAAATATAAAAAAAATATTACTTTCGAGAAGTATTAGCTTTCTTCAATCAAACATTATATGTGTGATAGGTTTACCTGGTGCCGCATAGCCGATGCTTCCTCTAACTCCAGCCGAGCTAAGTTGGTTAATAAAGGCATCCTGGTCGTATTTGAGGAGGATCTGAGCAAGACCAAAGTCGCTAACATGGGCGGTTAGATCATCATCTAGGAGAACGTTGCTTGGCTTAAGATCACAATGAGCAATAGTTTCATGGCAACCAAGATGAAGATACTCCAAAACAGAAGCCACATCTATTGCAATGTTAAGCCTTTCCAAGAGTGTCAACGTTCTTGAGGGCCTGGAAATCTCTTCAAATTCCTTTGGGTGCAGCCACATATCCAAACTTCCATTTGGCATGTACTCA
The DNA window shown above is from Brassica oleracea var. oleracea cultivar TO1000 chromosome C3, BOL, whole genome shotgun sequence and carries:
- the LOC106333051 gene encoding uncharacterized protein LOC106333051: MAKREISSTLRNLKFMQRSSAAKEEKMKKKIDEEPNASFSSLGSVVAKNCVVITDWDPQPGALLGRVSFQSFNPSIEKLNEEAIIIGRETDASVPTSSSSNRGRTSFSEPKINPSPETSGDLKRKRSEEQNHPRKSPRSSEKTITEHQERRWFQET
- the LOC106329186 gene encoding mannose-P-dolichol utilization defect 1 protein homolog 1-like produces the protein MEKTMDYLGNVGSLRNGEFPEKDCLFPLVSKLLGYFLVAVSMTVKLPQIMKILENKSVRGLSVAAFEFEVLGYTISLAYCLDKKLPFSAYGELAFLLIQALILVACSYYFSRTLSVSTWVRAVLYFALAPILFTGRVDPLVFEALYGSKYLILLSSKVPQILKNFRNKSTGQLSFSTCLMNLGGAMARVFTSVQENAPFSMVMAIVLAVSMHGIIMIQILLYMSKGEEKQVNDKKMS
- the LOC106329185 gene encoding uncharacterized protein C24B11.05-like; amino-acid sequence: MAYEENFQKTSEPKYDCLLFDIDDTLYPFSSGLATLVKNNIQEYMTQKLGIEEDKVQELCLSLYKIYGTTMAGLKAVGYDFDYDDFHRFVHGRLPYATLKPDPVLRNIILSLPIRKVVFTNADKAHAAKIIARLGLENCFERIISFETLNPITKTESFVVATGTREMFDISSYMANPDPSIELPKTPVICKPSEGAFEQVFKMTNINPHKTLFFDDSIRNIQTGKRVGLHTVLVGTSHKAEGVDIALEHIHNIREALPELWDAVDDKAEEIRARQKVAIETIA